The proteins below come from a single Tenuifilum thalassicum genomic window:
- a CDS encoding superoxide dismutase, producing MAFQLPKLKYDYKALEPYIDAMTMDIHYNKHHGGYTNNLNNAIAGSSLESLPIEEILKDASKHSAAVRNNGGGFYNHTLFWDIMGPNGGGSPSGELLKQIEKHFGSFDEFKETFSNAAATRFGSGWAWLVWTGENLKVFSTPNQDNPLMDVVDIKGTPILGLDVWEHAYYLKYQNRRPEYIQNFWNVIDWKSVEEKFIIATSK from the coding sequence ATGGCTTTTCAACTACCAAAGTTAAAATACGATTATAAGGCTTTAGAACCTTATATCGATGCAATGACCATGGATATTCATTATAATAAACACCATGGTGGTTATACAAACAATTTAAATAATGCTATTGCGGGTTCATCTCTTGAATCACTACCTATTGAAGAAATCCTAAAAGATGCATCTAAGCATTCAGCCGCAGTTAGAAATAATGGTGGTGGATTTTACAACCACACTCTATTCTGGGATATTATGGGACCCAATGGTGGTGGATCACCATCAGGTGAACTTTTAAAGCAAATTGAAAAACACTTTGGAAGTTTCGATGAGTTCAAAGAAACGTTTTCTAACGCTGCAGCAACTCGTTTTGGTTCTGGATGGGCTTGGTTGGTATGGACTGGTGAAAACCTAAAGGTTTTCTCTACACCAAACCAGGATAACCCTTTAATGGATGTTGTTGATATTAAAGGTACTCCTATTCTTGGTTTAGACGTTTGGGAACATGCTTATTACCTTAAATATCAGAACCGAAGACCTGAGTATATTCAGAATTTCTGGAATGTAATCGATTGGAAATCAGTTGAAGAAAAATTTATCATTGCTACTAGTAAATAG
- a CDS encoding porin family protein, whose protein sequence is MKRILIFVLAITLGVTQTNAQLFKVFGHDVGFVYVGPKVGMNLSKFSQWSYSNYTVKNRLGYQLGVVGELGFTNRFSVQSEIVLISKGAIGETAGITETKRMPSIQIPILARYTFSLLGLRKVYANGGVYSTTRVGSGTVIYSDGMSYNDYHWTRFDWGFSFGCGAEYPTKDGIWGLDLRYDLGAVDVYRQLDESTKSRFRSFQFSVTYKFDLVDIYFKYKNKKNRNDEVESEQGVQRPNGLKIQQRD, encoded by the coding sequence ATGAAACGAATATTAATTTTTGTACTTGCCATTACCTTAGGAGTAACTCAAACAAATGCGCAACTTTTTAAAGTATTTGGTCACGATGTTGGTTTCGTGTATGTTGGACCAAAGGTGGGGATGAACCTTTCAAAGTTTAGCCAATGGTCATACAGTAATTATACTGTTAAGAACCGATTGGGTTATCAGCTGGGTGTTGTTGGTGAATTAGGTTTCACCAATAGGTTTTCTGTTCAAAGCGAAATTGTTCTAATATCTAAGGGAGCAATAGGCGAAACAGCAGGAATTACTGAAACTAAAAGAATGCCTTCTATTCAAATTCCAATCCTGGCTCGATATACGTTTAGCCTTCTTGGGTTAAGAAAGGTTTATGCTAATGGTGGAGTTTACTCTACCACACGTGTTGGTAGTGGAACTGTTATTTATAGCGATGGAATGTCTTATAACGATTATCATTGGACAAGATTCGATTGGGGATTTTCATTTGGTTGTGGTGCAGAGTATCCAACAAAAGATGGAATATGGGGATTAGATTTACGTTATGACTTAGGTGCTGTTGACGTTTACCGTCAGCTCGATGAAAGCACAAAATCAAGGTTCCGCTCTTTTCAGTTTTCAGTCACATATAAGTTTGACCTAGTTGATATTTACTTCAAGTATAAAAACAAGAAAAATAGAAATGATGAGGTGGAGTCTGAACAGGGTGTTCAGCGTCCCAATGGGCTTAAAATTCAACAACGAGATTAG
- a CDS encoding tetratricopeptide repeat protein: protein MRSTFFITYLVAFIFQLFNNPSIAQQSDEKVDTAYINSKIDIVKSLIDVREFNAAIKLAKEARKLAKRIDYTDGVAWCEYYIGVSYFEITPVDSAFSWLRKAKSHFLFSGNIEGLVYLYNQLGLCYRRTNYNDSAIYYYRGAVEKAATLNDSVNISQGLYGLGMVYVQQSKYPEALKLFQDAFEIRQRLGDKYGIAAVYNSIGLLFWEQGVYSTSLEMFYKALPLRVELNDKKGEAYQHNNIGLVYRDLGYYDKALEHLRKSWQLKREVNDTRGISNTVMNIGSVFLLQDKIDSALLYFKNALDLKQLVKDRAGIAHINLYLGESYCKLKLFDKAELYIKEAIENYKELNEPRGVADAQFHYALLLKRTDRTSKAINLLLKIKDDAEKLGVLNIASKSYKVLYDIYSEKNDCNNALKYYQNYIALRDSINSSDAMRKIYATQLQSEYDKIVKQHLEQFNKQLQAVEEQKQARTYLLVIVSVAFVALLGLLIGLIYTMKQRRKAVEDKERQRVSVENQQKELMEQRDEIERQRNLVIYQRDRIINMLTDLGESMEYARKIQQAIFPSDKQLSELFRGFFVLYLPKETVGGDFYWVGNISGKIGFAIADCTGHGVPGGFMSMLGMSMLNDITANLKGATPGTVLGMLRENIINALRQKGHEDDSHDGMDIALCAIDRESRNLTYAGANMSIIISTNSDVEENERIIKISDGLLEFRPDRMPIAYHEKMDKFNEISITIQPNDTVYLFSDGYADQFGGQKPTKKFGYHAFRKLIADVKDKPLYEQKKIFYQTLERWKGEEESQTDDILIIGIKPF from the coding sequence ATGCGGAGCACATTCTTTATAACCTATTTGGTTGCTTTTATTTTTCAATTATTTAATAATCCAAGCATTGCCCAGCAGAGCGATGAGAAAGTCGATACTGCATATATCAACTCTAAAATTGATATTGTAAAATCGTTAATTGATGTAAGAGAGTTTAATGCTGCAATAAAACTGGCAAAAGAAGCTCGCAAACTTGCAAAACGAATTGATTATACCGATGGTGTTGCATGGTGTGAGTATTACATTGGCGTTTCATATTTTGAGATTACTCCTGTTGATTCTGCTTTTAGCTGGTTACGAAAGGCAAAATCGCACTTTCTATTTTCGGGAAATATTGAGGGGCTTGTATATCTTTACAATCAATTAGGACTTTGCTACAGAAGGACAAACTATAACGATAGTGCAATTTATTACTATAGAGGTGCTGTTGAAAAGGCTGCAACTTTAAACGACTCTGTTAATATATCACAGGGGTTGTATGGGTTGGGGATGGTTTACGTACAGCAAAGTAAATACCCCGAAGCCCTTAAATTATTTCAGGATGCATTTGAAATCCGTCAAAGGCTTGGCGACAAGTATGGGATTGCAGCTGTTTATAATAGTATTGGCCTCTTATTCTGGGAGCAGGGTGTTTATTCTACTTCTTTGGAGATGTTCTACAAAGCCTTACCTCTTCGAGTTGAGCTTAACGACAAAAAAGGTGAGGCTTATCAGCACAATAATATAGGGTTGGTATATAGGGATTTAGGTTATTACGATAAGGCCCTTGAACATCTCAGAAAGTCATGGCAGCTAAAAAGGGAGGTAAACGATACTCGTGGCATTTCAAATACCGTAATGAATATTGGTTCTGTATTCTTACTTCAGGATAAAATTGATAGCGCTTTGTTATATTTTAAGAATGCCCTTGATTTAAAGCAACTGGTTAAAGATAGAGCTGGTATAGCACACATTAATCTCTACCTTGGGGAATCTTACTGTAAACTTAAACTATTTGATAAAGCTGAGTTATACATAAAAGAAGCAATTGAAAATTATAAAGAATTAAATGAGCCTAGGGGTGTAGCCGATGCTCAATTCCATTATGCACTTCTTCTAAAAAGGACAGATAGAACGAGTAAGGCTATAAATCTTTTACTTAAAATTAAAGATGATGCAGAAAAACTTGGTGTTTTAAATATTGCATCAAAAAGTTATAAAGTGTTGTACGATATTTACTCTGAAAAGAATGATTGCAATAACGCTTTAAAATATTACCAAAATTATATTGCCCTAAGAGATTCAATTAATAGTTCTGATGCAATGAGAAAAATTTATGCAACTCAGCTGCAATCAGAATACGATAAAATTGTAAAGCAGCACTTAGAGCAATTCAATAAGCAACTACAAGCCGTTGAGGAACAAAAACAAGCAAGAACTTACTTACTAGTAATAGTTTCTGTGGCTTTTGTAGCACTACTTGGTTTGCTCATTGGTCTGATTTATACCATGAAACAACGTAGGAAGGCTGTTGAAGATAAAGAAAGACAACGGGTTTCAGTTGAAAATCAGCAGAAAGAGTTAATGGAACAGCGCGATGAAATTGAGCGCCAACGAAATCTTGTTATTTACCAACGCGATAGGATTATTAATATGCTAACTGATTTGGGGGAATCTATGGAATATGCCCGAAAAATTCAGCAAGCAATATTCCCTTCCGATAAACAGCTTAGTGAACTATTCCGCGGCTTTTTTGTACTATACCTCCCCAAAGAAACTGTTGGTGGCGATTTTTATTGGGTTGGAAATATATCTGGTAAAATTGGATTTGCTATTGCCGATTGTACTGGTCATGGCGTTCCTGGTGGTTTTATGAGTATGTTGGGAATGTCAATGCTTAATGATATTACTGCTAACTTAAAAGGTGCTACGCCCGGAACGGTTTTGGGAATGCTTCGTGAAAATATTATTAACGCCCTACGCCAAAAAGGTCATGAAGACGACAGCCACGATGGTATGGATATTGCTCTTTGTGCAATCGACCGTGAATCAAGAAATCTTACCTACGCTGGAGCCAATATGTCTATCATTATTAGCACCAATTCAGATGTTGAGGAAAACGAAAGAATTATAAAAATAAGTGATGGGCTTCTTGAGTTTCGACCCGATAGAATGCCAATTGCTTACCATGAGAAAATGGATAAGTTTAACGAGATCTCTATAACTATTCAACCTAACGATACCGTTTACCTCTTTTCCGATGGATATGCCGATCAATTCGGCGGTCAAAAACCAACCAAAAAATTTGGATACCATGCCTTCCGTAAATTAATAGCGGATGTTAAGGATAAACCGCTATATGAACAGAAGAAGATTTTTTACCAAACCCTTGAAAGATGGAAGGGCGAGGAGGAATCCCAAACCGACGATATTCTCATTATTGGTATAAAACCATTTTAA
- a CDS encoding phosphorylase family protein produces the protein MSTQKRILLVLASKNEVPFSLSDGAQSLYTISLNDIYVDVLISGIGAVPTIFNLCNVANNYDFIVNAGIAGSYNLDIPLGSVVLVSQDSLADYGIDSNGNYVHIDETQFSNPSQPLRYLTCPYVNRFNKVFPEVYGITLSTVSGSLERIRSLQEKWNADIETMESAAVFYYCLNRNIPFIGVRAISNYVETRNRNAWKVELAVKNLWNALPDIVNTIILNDF, from the coding sequence TTGAGTACGCAAAAGAGAATATTGTTGGTTTTGGCCTCAAAAAATGAGGTTCCATTTTCCTTATCTGATGGAGCCCAAAGTTTGTATACTATTTCCCTAAATGATATTTACGTTGATGTTTTAATTTCTGGGATTGGTGCTGTGCCCACAATTTTTAACCTTTGTAATGTTGCTAATAATTACGATTTCATAGTAAATGCAGGTATTGCTGGGAGTTATAATTTAGATATTCCTTTAGGAAGTGTTGTTTTAGTCTCCCAAGATTCGCTTGCCGACTATGGTATCGACAGTAATGGGAACTATGTTCATATTGATGAAACACAGTTTTCAAATCCGTCGCAACCTTTAAGGTATTTAACCTGCCCTTATGTAAATAGATTTAACAAAGTTTTTCCAGAAGTATACGGTATTACGCTTTCTACCGTTTCAGGCTCGCTGGAAAGAATTCGTTCTCTTCAGGAAAAGTGGAATGCCGATATCGAAACCATGGAATCGGCAGCAGTTTTTTACTATTGTCTAAATCGTAACATTCCATTTATAGGTGTAAGGGCTATTTCTAACTATGTGGAAACTAGAAATAGGAATGCCTGGAAAGTAGAGCTAGCTGTAAAGAATCTATGGAATGCCTTACCCGATATTGTTAACACAATTATTTTAAATGATTTCTAA
- the folE gene encoding GTP cyclohydrolase I FolE translates to MEVINHNASLNDDEGYIRIDKWNPETTEKLAYHYKEILKLIGEDVDREGLLQTPTRVAKAIQFLTHGYNIDPHAMVRSAKFHEEYKQMVLVKDIELYSLCEHHMIPFYGKAHVAYIPNGYITGLSKVARVVEAYARRLQVQERLTVQIRDCLQETLNPLGVAVVIEAAHMCMQMRGVQKQNSVTTTSAFTGAFLTHNETREEFIHLIGVKLH, encoded by the coding sequence ATGGAAGTTATTAATCACAACGCATCGTTAAATGATGATGAGGGTTACATAAGAATTGATAAGTGGAACCCAGAAACAACTGAAAAATTAGCCTACCATTACAAAGAGATACTGAAGCTCATTGGCGAGGATGTGGACAGGGAGGGATTGCTGCAAACTCCAACAAGGGTTGCCAAAGCAATCCAATTTTTAACTCATGGGTATAACATCGACCCTCACGCCATGGTTAGGAGTGCCAAATTCCACGAGGAGTATAAGCAGATGGTTCTTGTTAAGGATATTGAACTCTACTCCTTATGCGAACACCATATGATACCTTTTTATGGGAAAGCACACGTTGCATACATTCCAAATGGTTACATCACAGGGCTCAGCAAAGTGGCAAGGGTTGTAGAAGCTTATGCAAGGCGACTTCAGGTACAGGAACGTTTAACCGTTCAGATTCGCGATTGCCTGCAAGAAACCCTAAATCCATTGGGCGTTGCTGTTGTTATTGAGGCTGCTCATATGTGTATGCAGATGAGGGGCGTTCAAAAACAGAACTCGGTAACAACTACTTCGGCATTTACTGGAGCATTTCTAACACACAACGAAACGCGCGAAGAATTTATCCATTTAATTGGTGTAAAACTTCATTAA
- a CDS encoding alpha-isopropylmalate synthase regulatory domain-containing protein — MVMKVEVMDTTLRDGEQMQGVAYSPVEKLHIATLLLKELKVDRIEVASARVSKGEFEAAKKVAEWAQANNLIDKVEVLGFIDGDKSIEWIRDAGLRVINLLCKGSPLHLEKQLRKTPDQHIDEIRYVIKKAQSLNIDVNLYFEDWSNGILQSPDYIFYLIDALRNAPVKRFMLPDTLGVFNPDRAFDCCKIMTSRYPDLHFDFHAHNDYDLAVANTFAALKAGIKGVHVTVNGLGERAGNTPLASAIAVIHDQLSFRTNIQENKIYKVGKIVESYSGVRVPINKPIVGENSFTQTSGVHADGDSKANLYFNNLLPERFGRKRQYALGKLSGKASVTKNLEELGLELSPDIIKTVTQRVIELGDKKESVTVEDLPFIISDVIGRSNSNSRVCIKNYTLGLTCGMQPMASVQIEIHGDIYQETASGDGQYDAFMKAVKKIYESIGEELPYLVDYFVTIPPGGKTDALVETVISWEHKGRVFKTRGLDADQTESAIKATEKMLNIIENEKNFSNVNKLFQSENE; from the coding sequence ATGGTTATGAAGGTCGAGGTAATGGATACAACTTTGCGCGATGGTGAGCAAATGCAAGGTGTTGCATACTCTCCAGTTGAGAAACTTCATATAGCAACTTTACTTTTAAAAGAGCTTAAAGTTGATCGCATTGAAGTGGCCTCTGCACGCGTTTCAAAGGGAGAGTTTGAAGCAGCCAAAAAGGTTGCTGAATGGGCACAAGCTAATAACCTAATAGACAAAGTAGAAGTGCTCGGTTTTATTGATGGTGACAAATCAATAGAATGGATTAGAGATGCAGGTTTGCGTGTTATAAACTTGCTTTGCAAGGGCTCTCCCCTTCATTTGGAAAAACAGCTGCGAAAAACACCCGACCAACACATCGATGAAATTCGATACGTGATTAAAAAGGCACAGTCTCTAAATATCGATGTTAACCTATATTTTGAGGATTGGTCCAATGGCATCTTGCAATCTCCAGACTATATTTTCTATTTGATTGATGCTTTGAGAAATGCCCCTGTAAAACGCTTCATGCTTCCCGATACATTGGGGGTGTTTAATCCCGATCGGGCATTTGACTGTTGCAAAATAATGACAAGTCGATATCCAGATTTACACTTCGATTTTCACGCTCATAACGATTATGACCTGGCTGTTGCTAATACTTTCGCAGCCCTTAAAGCAGGTATCAAGGGAGTTCATGTAACGGTAAACGGCCTCGGTGAAAGAGCAGGGAATACACCATTGGCAAGTGCTATTGCTGTTATTCACGATCAATTATCGTTTAGAACAAACATTCAGGAAAATAAAATTTACAAGGTGGGTAAAATTGTTGAATCATATAGTGGTGTTAGGGTTCCTATTAATAAACCTATCGTGGGTGAAAACTCTTTTACACAAACATCTGGAGTACATGCCGATGGGGATAGTAAAGCCAACCTTTACTTTAACAACTTATTGCCTGAACGTTTTGGTAGGAAAAGACAATATGCACTCGGGAAACTTTCTGGTAAGGCGTCAGTAACGAAAAATCTCGAAGAATTAGGCTTAGAACTTTCGCCTGATATCATTAAAACAGTTACTCAGCGTGTAATTGAGTTAGGTGATAAAAAGGAAAGTGTAACAGTGGAAGATTTACCATTTATCATTTCCGATGTTATTGGACGCAGCAACAGTAATTCCCGGGTTTGCATTAAAAACTATACGCTTGGGCTTACTTGTGGCATGCAACCAATGGCAAGCGTTCAAATCGAAATACATGGTGACATTTATCAGGAAACGGCTTCTGGCGATGGACAATACGATGCCTTTATGAAAGCAGTTAAAAAGATCTATGAAAGCATTGGAGAGGAACTTCCCTATCTTGTCGACTACTTTGTAACAATTCCACCAGGCGGTAAAACCGATGCACTTGTCGAAACTGTAATTTCTTGGGAGCATAAAGGGAGAGTCTTTAAAACAAGAGGGCTCGATGCCGATCAAACGGAGTCGGCTATTAAGGCTACCGAGAAAATGCTTAACATCATCGAGAACGAAAAAAACTTCAGTAATGTAAATAAATTGTTTCAATCAGAAAACGAGTAA
- a CDS encoding 6-carboxytetrahydropterin synthase, which produces MPTVYLTRRERFSSAHRLFKSELSDEENLELFGQCSHPNWHGHNYELFVTVKGNVNPSLGYVVNLKKISEIIRTHIIQKLDHKNINVDVDFMKGVLATTENLAIGIWKELEVPIQKIGATLHCVKIKETENNFVEYYGD; this is translated from the coding sequence ATGCCAACAGTATACTTAACAAGAAGAGAACGTTTTAGTTCAGCTCATAGGCTTTTCAAATCGGAGCTGAGTGATGAAGAAAACCTTGAACTATTTGGGCAATGCTCACACCCGAACTGGCATGGGCACAACTACGAGCTTTTTGTTACTGTAAAAGGTAATGTTAATCCAAGCTTGGGGTATGTGGTTAACCTCAAAAAGATTAGCGAAATAATTAGAACTCATATAATTCAAAAACTTGACCATAAGAATATCAATGTTGATGTAGATTTCATGAAGGGGGTATTAGCAACAACAGAGAATCTAGCCATTGGAATTTGGAAAGAACTTGAGGTGCCTATTCAAAAAATTGGTGCAACTTTGCACTGTGTGAAGATTAAGGAAACAGAGAATAATTTTGTTGAATACTACGGAGATTAA
- a CDS encoding 1,4-dihydroxy-6-naphthoate synthase, with protein sequence MKLTLNFSTCPNDTFMFYAMVNGIVNSIFEFETTLEDIEDLNVMALKGEPDITKISFGVYPQLYNDYQLLDAGSALGEGVGPLLVSKSDIDIENLHSYTIALPGKHTTAHLLFNLAFPKVKNKKFMLFSKVEDAILAGDVDAGVIIHESRFTYAQKGLIKLADLGDLWEKQSGLPTPLGGIAVRRSLPEQVKSQINKMLRESIEFAFKHPESTFEFVRKYAQEMDLEVMKNHIELYVNKYSISLENQGRKAIVELLKRSISNSSNIDVSSIFIV encoded by the coding sequence ATGAAGCTTACCCTTAACTTTTCAACTTGTCCAAACGATACCTTTATGTTTTATGCCATGGTAAATGGGATAGTTAATTCAATATTTGAGTTTGAAACCACTCTTGAAGATATTGAGGACCTGAATGTTATGGCATTAAAAGGAGAGCCTGATATAACTAAAATAAGTTTTGGAGTTTATCCTCAATTATACAACGATTACCAGCTCCTCGATGCTGGTAGTGCCTTAGGTGAAGGTGTTGGCCCTCTTTTAGTTTCAAAAAGTGATATAGACATAGAAAATTTACACAGCTACACTATTGCTCTACCTGGTAAGCATACTACAGCGCATCTCCTTTTTAATTTGGCTTTCCCTAAAGTTAAAAATAAAAAGTTCATGTTGTTTTCAAAGGTTGAGGATGCGATATTGGCTGGCGATGTTGATGCCGGAGTCATTATTCATGAATCGCGATTCACCTATGCACAAAAAGGGCTCATTAAGCTAGCAGATTTAGGTGACTTATGGGAAAAGCAATCTGGACTACCTACACCACTTGGTGGAATTGCAGTTCGTCGGTCCTTGCCCGAACAGGTTAAATCCCAAATAAATAAAATGCTCCGCGAAAGCATTGAATTCGCTTTTAAGCACCCCGAAAGCACCTTTGAATTTGTTAGAAAATATGCCCAGGAAATGGACCTTGAGGTTATGAAAAATCATATTGAACTTTATGTTAACAAGTACTCAATCTCATTGGAAAATCAGGGAAGAAAGGCCATTGTTGAGCTCCTGAAAAGATCAATTAGCAATTCTAGCAATATTGATGTAAGTAGCATCTTCATTGTTTAG
- a CDS encoding 3-isopropylmalate dehydrogenase, producing MSKTYKIALIPGDGTGPEVTRESVKVLKAAAAKFGFNLEFINYDFGGDRYLRTGEVLPDSAIKELKQADAILLGAIGHPDVKPGILEKGILLKIRFELDQYINLRPVKLYPGVDTPLKDKGPEHIDYVVIRENSGDVYTGAGGVTLKNTPHEIAVQNMMYNRMQVDRCLKFAFEYTRKRNKKNTLALCGKTNVLTYVFDLWERAFHEMGETHFADIKREYYHVDATCMWMVKNPEWFDVIVTTNMFGDIITDLGAITQGGMGIAAGGNLNPEGVSMFEPIGGSAPKYTGMNVINPLAAIAAGGMLLEHLGENEAASAIEDAIKFVTAYKLKSLAAGRMGYSTSETGDLVAEHI from the coding sequence ATGAGTAAAACTTATAAAATTGCTTTAATCCCAGGCGACGGAACAGGACCTGAGGTTACCAGAGAGAGTGTAAAAGTATTGAAAGCAGCAGCGGCTAAATTTGGATTTAATCTCGAATTCATAAATTACGATTTTGGTGGCGACCGATATCTAAGAACTGGAGAGGTCCTTCCCGACTCTGCAATCAAAGAGTTAAAACAGGCCGATGCAATACTGTTGGGTGCAATCGGACATCCAGATGTGAAACCTGGTATTCTTGAGAAAGGGATTCTCCTAAAAATTAGGTTTGAACTGGATCAGTATATCAACTTACGTCCAGTTAAGTTATACCCAGGTGTTGACACTCCCTTGAAAGATAAAGGCCCTGAACATATCGATTATGTTGTTATAAGAGAAAATTCTGGGGATGTTTATACTGGTGCCGGAGGTGTCACTTTAAAAAACACACCTCATGAAATTGCTGTTCAAAATATGATGTACAATAGAATGCAGGTTGATAGATGCCTGAAATTTGCTTTTGAGTATACACGTAAAAGAAACAAAAAAAACACCCTGGCCCTTTGCGGAAAAACTAATGTACTTACCTATGTTTTTGACCTTTGGGAAAGAGCCTTTCACGAAATGGGTGAAACTCATTTTGCAGATATTAAGCGTGAGTACTATCATGTTGATGCTACTTGTATGTGGATGGTTAAAAACCCAGAGTGGTTCGATGTTATCGTAACCACAAACATGTTTGGTGATATTATTACTGATCTTGGCGCTATAACCCAAGGTGGAATGGGAATTGCTGCAGGTGGAAATTTGAACCCCGAAGGGGTTTCGATGTTTGAACCAATTGGTGGTTCTGCTCCTAAGTATACTGGTATGAACGTTATTAATCCTCTTGCAGCAATTGCAGCAGGCGGAATGCTTCTTGAGCATTTGGGCGAAAATGAAGCCGCTAGTGCAATTGAAGATGCCATTAAGTTTGTTACCGCTTATAAGCTTAAGAGTCTTGCAGCTGGGAGAATGGGATATTCAACTTCGGAAACAGGGGACTTGGTGGCTGAACACATTTAG